The following coding sequences lie in one Arachis ipaensis cultivar K30076 chromosome B03, Araip1.1, whole genome shotgun sequence genomic window:
- the LOC110269492 gene encoding uncharacterized protein LOC110269492: MVSNEGTLPRSQTPPSSEKNPTRERGGSHPRRRRSFHCRQKLLPSSQLLRWSSPVVNGCRRSGCGCRSHTGASGRLCHFRPRCRRRKTPLPPSRSNAVIVIGICRRCRLRWLPGCHRAGSETAAVSVQPFLLRFELLRLLRKWLGTEVLAAGILIADLGLRRKGFCDAFRLWICVLRIWAQKSRRVYLVIDMFCIEVDYLLYLRLYLDIFCERDRDCIG, from the exons GACGCCACCGTCGTCTGAGAAGAACCCGACACGAGAGAGAGGGGGAAGCCACCCGCGACGCCGCCGGAGCTTCCATTGCCGTCAGAAGCTGTTGCCGTCCAGCCAGCTGCTGCGGTGGTCGTCGCCTGTTGTGAATGGCTGCCGGAGAAGTGGTTGTGGCTGCCGGAGCcacaccggagcttctggccgttTATGCCACTTTAGACcccgctgccgtcgccggaaaacgcCTCTGCCGCCGTCGAGATCcaatgccg TCATCGTGATTGGAATTTGtcgccgctgccgcttgaggtggctgccgggctgccaccgagccggttcggagaccgccgctgtgtcggttcagccgttcctccttcggttcg agttgttgagactgttgcgaaagtggcttggaacCGAGGTTTTGGCTGCCGGGATTTTGATTGCTGATCTCGGGCTGAGGCGGAAAGGATTCTGTGACGCGTTTAGATTATGGATTTGTGTTTTGAG gatatgggcgcagaagtcacgaagagtttatttagttattgATATGTTCTGTATTGAAGTAGATTATTTATTGTACcttcgcctttatcttgatatattctgtgagagggatagggattgtattggttaa